The following proteins are encoded in a genomic region of Cryptomeria japonica chromosome 11, Sugi_1.0, whole genome shotgun sequence:
- the LOC131063149 gene encoding uncharacterized protein LOC131063149: MSSMNRVGIGLGVVFGCFVLALMVKIYCVFWWRKRLNSAVAQEQQHEEQDEDAYICRSPSKELFYLFCWRKQGSMSSRALNTNASSESVDSRIINFEGDAHVVLTTSPESSPVHPEFVNKVLAEGMDAELMRIHGLLGPPRILFTIKEETKEDMESEDGRSKKSKRGSHSRSFSDLLSQIGSETGGFPMISSPSDSAPFITPSSSPPFNTPFTTPPLTPLHHSPPYKLNYNSYPAAAAADLSLSSGYPNTDENLSKAGTANLAVGTDDDGSLSNSPTLSGDENASFITIFVNNDSYKFKS, from the coding sequence ATGAGCTCTATGAACAGGGTAGGCATTGGTCTGGGTGTTGTGTTTGGGTGTTTTGTGCTGGCTCTCATGGTAAAGATTTACTGTGTGTTTTGGTGGAGAAAGCGGCTCAACTCAGCAGTAGCACAGGAACAGCAACATGAGGAGCAGGATGAAGATGCTTATATCTGCAGGAGCCCCTCAAAAGAACTGTTTTATTTGTTCTGTTGGAGGAAACAGGGTTCCATGAGTAGCAGAGCACTGAATACCAATGCCTCAAGTGAATCAGTTGACAGCAGGATTATAAATTTTGAAGGTGATGCTCATGTTGTTTTAACCACGTCTCCAGAGTCCTCACCGGTACACCCAGAGTTTGTCAATAAGGTATTAGCTGAGGGGATGGATGCTGAGCTCATGAGAATACATGGCCTATTGGGTCCTCCTAGAATTCTTTTTACTATCAAGGAGGAGACCAAGGAAGACATGGAGTCTGAGGATGGAAGATCCAAGAAAAGCAAGAGAGGATCTCATAGCAGAAGCTTCAGTGATCTTTTGAGTCAGATAGGTTCTGAGACTGGAGGTTTTCCCATGATCAGCAGTCCTTCTGATTCAGCCCCATTCATTACACCCTCATCCTCACCTCCATTTAACACCCCCTTCACAACCCCTCCTCTCACTCCTCTCCATCATTCTCCTCCTTACAAATTAAATTACAACTCTTATCCTGCTGCCGCTGCTGCTGATTTATCTCTGTCATCTGGATATCCCAATACTGATGAGAATTTGTCAAAGGCTGGTACCGCTAATCTTGCTGTGGGAACTGATGATGATGGATCTTTGTCCAATTCTCCTACACTTTCAggtgatgagaatgcttctttcattACCATTTTTGTAAATAATGACTCCTACAAATTCAAGTCTTAA